A single genomic interval of Trinickia acidisoli harbors:
- a CDS encoding CHAP domain-containing protein: protein MLDTNPTGASTWSFSSFFPGQNGQISGSDTDFGDAADSNSSSSQSDASTQNLMDEVLIVLLLEMLEQSSSGGQSSLGGLGGSGLSGLSGLSGLSGLSGLSGSGLSGLGSLSGLGGSGLSGLSGSGLSSLGGLSGLSGGTGSYGYTGGSNNAATIANQLVGSSAAQLMENQAVPMTQGVSTEECCANFTSACLEKSGEIPASQQTASVATLSSELTGQDGWHAVSQSQAKPGDVCIVGGDQHVEIVKSNNNGNITLVGSNNTEGGTGPQAVSDDSYTGNQGNVQFLEA from the coding sequence ATGCTCGATACCAACCCGACCGGAGCGTCTACGTGGAGTTTCTCCTCGTTCTTTCCCGGTCAGAACGGCCAGATCTCCGGTAGCGATACCGATTTCGGCGATGCTGCCGATAGCAACTCCAGCAGCTCGCAGAGCGATGCAAGTACGCAGAATCTGATGGACGAAGTGCTCATCGTGTTGCTGCTCGAGATGCTCGAACAGAGCAGTAGCGGGGGGCAATCGTCATTGGGTGGTTTGGGCGGCAGTGGTTTGAGCGGTTTGAGCGGTTTGAGCGGTTTGAGTGGTTTGAGCGGTTTGAGCGGCAGCGGCTTGAGCGGTCTGGGTAGCTTGAGCGGTTTGGGTGGTAGTGGACTGAGCGGCTTGAGCGGCAGTGGCTTGAGCAGTTTGGGTGGCTTGAGCGGCTTGAGTGGCGGTACGGGGTCGTACGGTTATACCGGCGGTTCAAACAATGCCGCGACCATCGCCAATCAGTTGGTTGGCTCCTCAGCAGCGCAGCTCATGGAGAATCAAGCGGTGCCGATGACTCAAGGCGTTTCGACCGAGGAATGCTGCGCGAACTTCACGTCGGCGTGCTTGGAGAAATCCGGTGAGATTCCTGCTTCGCAGCAAACCGCCAGTGTTGCCACGCTATCGAGCGAATTGACGGGTCAAGACGGCTGGCATGCCGTCAGCCAGTCTCAAGCCAAGCCGGGTGACGTTTGCATCGTCGGCGGCGACCAGCATGTCGAGATCGTTAAGAGCAATAACAACGGGAACATTACGCTGGTCGGCTCGAACAACACGGAAGGGGGCACGGGTCCTCAGGCCGTGTCGGACGACTCTTATACGGGCAATCAAGGCAACGTCCAGTTCCTTGAGGCATAG
- a CDS encoding LysR family transcriptional regulator, whose protein sequence is MNTRDLEAFLAVVEAGSIMAASMRLHLTQSGVSRRIRALEETLGATLLDRQSKPLKPTLEGMRTYEHGRRILGVLDDLKSGFSSARESRGEFRVGITPCMPEIAMGTPLDRLRTEFSNLTTSVIVGGPDMLLEKLRRGEIDVAAVCSPESVDPTLEFDGLAIGVQRLVVVAPRSAVVASPATLHHLSSFDWVLSHDGCGIRSVVSRRFEREGIALRIGIEAMSSDLRLSLVARGLGLTVVNRRAFAESPLQTRLRDVEVADFEPCISSWLVHRPPSGRLVGPIRSFKEALVSAFAAAS, encoded by the coding sequence ATGAATACCCGTGATCTTGAGGCCTTTTTGGCAGTCGTCGAGGCCGGATCGATAATGGCGGCGTCGATGCGGTTGCATCTGACGCAGTCCGGTGTGAGCCGCCGCATCCGCGCTCTCGAAGAAACGCTCGGCGCGACGCTTCTCGATCGACAGTCGAAGCCGCTGAAACCGACTCTTGAAGGGATGCGCACGTATGAACACGGACGCAGGATTCTTGGCGTTCTAGACGATCTCAAGAGCGGCTTTTCTTCGGCGAGAGAATCCAGAGGTGAATTCCGTGTGGGGATCACGCCGTGCATGCCGGAAATCGCGATGGGTACGCCGCTCGATCGACTCCGCACGGAATTCTCCAACCTCACTACGAGTGTCATCGTCGGTGGGCCGGATATGTTGTTGGAGAAGCTGCGCCGCGGTGAAATCGACGTTGCGGCTGTGTGTTCACCGGAAAGCGTAGATCCCACTTTGGAATTCGACGGACTCGCGATCGGCGTGCAGCGGCTCGTCGTCGTTGCGCCGAGAAGCGCGGTGGTGGCATCGCCGGCGACGCTGCACCATCTATCGAGTTTCGATTGGGTGCTGAGTCATGATGGCTGCGGTATTCGCAGCGTGGTCAGCCGCCGCTTCGAACGGGAAGGCATTGCGCTGCGGATCGGCATCGAAGCGATGAGTTCCGACTTGCGCTTATCGCTCGTTGCGCGTGGCCTCGGATTGACCGTCGTCAATCGGCGCGCCTTCGCCGAAAGCCCGCTGCAAACGCGATTGCGCGACGTGGAGGTCGCGGATTTCGAGCCGTGTATTTCGTCTTGGCTCGTTCATAGGCCGCCGTCCGGGCGCCTTGTGGGTCCCATTCGCAGTTTCAAGGAGGCGCTCGTGTCCGCGTTTGCCGCTGCCTCGTAG
- a CDS encoding response regulator transcription factor, producing the protein MKIAIKSRGLDLVAVIKRCLEAEGAVCRRFGDDLALLRGIVRDDYDAILIDAEAGAQSLQSIAARRASRGEKRAPLVVINAAPDRENVARLLEAGADDVVFAPVDARDLSSRLYLAQLRVNAHRSNTLNVTTLGEYRLDKQTCTAQVGGDRVSLTAREFAIAWLLFSYPGEYLSRQHIAKAIWSASEDIVGRTLEQHIYRLRQKLRLNGALGVTLRTLYGYGYRIECSAAPLAQAHPATTTAIARSQPWTPRSTPVAKNNHGSMPVPAQSVADATESVGNTNAGAQDSEDLCTCR; encoded by the coding sequence ATGAAGATCGCCATCAAATCCAGAGGCCTGGACCTCGTCGCAGTAATCAAACGTTGCTTGGAAGCGGAAGGCGCGGTGTGTCGTCGCTTCGGCGATGACCTCGCACTGTTGCGGGGCATCGTCCGCGACGATTACGACGCCATCCTCATCGACGCCGAGGCCGGCGCTCAGTCGCTGCAATCCATCGCTGCACGGCGCGCGAGTCGAGGCGAAAAGCGTGCACCGCTCGTCGTCATCAACGCCGCCCCGGACCGCGAAAACGTCGCCCGCCTGCTCGAGGCAGGCGCAGACGACGTGGTATTCGCCCCGGTCGACGCACGCGACCTCTCTTCGCGCCTCTACCTAGCGCAATTGCGCGTCAATGCGCATCGGTCGAATACGCTCAACGTCACGACGCTCGGGGAGTACCGGCTCGATAAGCAAACCTGCACCGCGCAAGTAGGCGGCGATCGGGTAAGCCTGACAGCGCGCGAATTCGCGATCGCGTGGCTGCTGTTCTCTTATCCCGGCGAGTACCTCAGCCGCCAACATATCGCCAAGGCGATATGGAGCGCGTCCGAGGACATAGTCGGGCGAACGCTCGAGCAGCACATCTATAGGCTGCGCCAAAAGCTTCGGCTCAACGGTGCCCTAGGCGTGACGCTGCGCACCCTATACGGCTACGGCTACCGTATCGAGTGCTCCGCCGCGCCCCTCGCGCAAGCACACCCAGCAACGACAACGGCAATCGCGCGCAGCCAACCTTGGACGCCACGCTCCACACCCGTCGCGAAGAACAACCACGGCAGCATGCCTGTGCCTGCGCAGAGCGTTGCCGACGCGACCGAATCCGTCGGCAATACGAATGCCGGCGCTCAGGACAGCGAGGATTTGTGCACGTGCAGGTGA
- a CDS encoding IMPACT family protein — protein MTHTLSTTVSVSIEIRKSRFIAYAMPVADRDAAMQELRRLREAHPGATHVCWALLAGGQSGMSDDGEPSGTAGRPILEVLRHHDLDGVLAAVVRYYGGVKLGAGGLVRAYTEAIASALQHAERVERVAQTQLTIEIDYPDEARVRRWIEQERAELAGSEYGLSVRLVLRMPATMRDSARDALRDATQGRARFVDPEGDAAD, from the coding sequence GTGACACACACTCTTTCAACCACCGTATCCGTCTCAATCGAAATCCGCAAAAGCCGCTTCATCGCGTATGCAATGCCCGTGGCCGATCGCGATGCCGCGATGCAGGAATTGCGACGTCTGCGCGAAGCGCACCCTGGCGCCACGCATGTGTGCTGGGCCTTGCTCGCGGGCGGGCAATCGGGCATGTCCGACGACGGCGAACCTTCGGGTACCGCGGGACGGCCGATTCTCGAAGTGCTGCGCCACCACGATCTCGACGGGGTATTGGCGGCAGTGGTGCGGTATTACGGGGGCGTGAAGCTCGGCGCTGGGGGCTTGGTGCGCGCCTATACGGAAGCGATCGCGAGCGCGCTTCAACATGCCGAGCGTGTCGAGCGGGTAGCACAGACCCAACTCACGATCGAAATCGACTACCCCGACGAAGCGCGCGTACGGCGATGGATCGAACAGGAACGGGCCGAGCTCGCCGGCAGTGAGTATGGGTTATCGGTGCGGCTCGTGTTGCGCATGCCGGCAACGATGCGCGACAGCGCCCGAGATGCGCTGCGCGATGCGACCCAAGGACGCGCGCGTTTCGTCGACCCCGAAGGCGACGCAGCCGATTAG
- a CDS encoding autotransporter: MSNVTPPLSASALTQQPGNPTTSGTSAPATSGPNAQQQLALPLPGTPDESTLGRLRRTISHWSHGNRELRTAFTQTNLHGMPLAAGEFQKGSPLQSVPASTPTTAPERDARDQAALAKSAHTPAPSATGSAKSSAPSANGESSPPHDVPLDATDGGGALLAYVARHMPGPHSDPLAAAELVQGLTMQGAPAGSPPTTRGTLLAHALHAASVDDAHGAAETLDAMAKLDFTHMDRARSGSDAEAKAWHAARRLARTDAGFEALEHLRRTVGNQPPEANPTTRMAHLMMLQAADALEPDLDAAAYDPAPGATAQRHAPPAGAEPSGAPFAWRAYHAAQTLTAHGRAAMSPDQKGTFFAWRQNFRDDGRGSELAQARVRLNKFAAKTIDQGADSRWKTYLPRLFGKSVAPQRALGYGIQGALRGQVTSEKSALHKAMKAALPPLIDRPEMRPAAALSHARPERSIAELAALHVWLESGGFTNDRPDAQQLKAIAKRAEQLCAQLEPRDVSSPDTLNRMQSTTAEWVAADPHVLARDPAFKQIVKRPFTIKRLASWGKVANVPPDSPFWEKVDGLMQAARPSVSAALDVANADEVRESLKEVALDLRAGANLRLSDGGRIGISTRGLSANITRLLHAGAVPISPRIDMRASSRRAGVIGLSRGPHGADLFLGTEKVSQTYAGVGVLVGYDMDVGLTQARAGVITRALLHSQEVSEPKGISLRVARRVNTNGTGYDDDATREKLAGVIDHVFDETTNARRTDTGGANGTWNRLAERYFDDPDVSVSWTDSTSRTAKRGTFVDAGLWVNVPKLSRWMRPGFAIGGGRERITKQTLDSVETSGRMQIEQHQVGNGIRQIGRMGNTISGHDNGTLNEGEVTVGYVSLAAPSATWTLNDDTRVAKVRISREGTSLIERACLLDSEYSNAESYIGDVEAHREQWISLFAAQAEDEQRAERKQAELNGVALLRLPSPRDVAAERLDAYLANVRMNRRLNQTYMHRYQLRGSAAKQLDVLTALGAQLPTHGAAEARAKIDAKVQRILNDPSSWVPVELKVKERSSVSRGPGLNFLAQMQPITTATGIRELFAEKIPFALRQKLTAA; encoded by the coding sequence ATGTCCAACGTCACCCCCCCGTTGTCGGCTTCTGCGCTGACACAGCAACCCGGCAACCCGACCACGAGCGGTACCTCGGCACCAGCCACCAGTGGGCCGAACGCGCAACAGCAACTTGCGCTGCCGTTGCCGGGCACACCGGATGAATCGACGCTGGGACGGCTCAGGCGCACGATATCGCATTGGAGTCATGGGAATCGCGAACTCCGTACCGCGTTTACTCAAACGAACCTGCACGGCATGCCATTAGCGGCCGGTGAATTCCAGAAGGGCAGTCCTCTTCAGTCCGTACCAGCGAGCACTCCCACCACTGCGCCGGAGAGAGATGCGCGCGACCAAGCGGCCTTGGCAAAGAGTGCGCACACGCCGGCGCCTAGCGCTACCGGATCTGCGAAATCGTCCGCGCCGTCCGCCAATGGCGAATCATCACCTCCGCACGACGTGCCGCTCGATGCCACGGACGGTGGCGGTGCATTGCTTGCGTATGTCGCACGACACATGCCGGGCCCGCACAGCGATCCGCTCGCGGCCGCGGAACTCGTACAAGGCCTGACGATGCAGGGCGCGCCTGCCGGCTCACCGCCGACAACCCGAGGCACGTTGCTCGCGCATGCTCTTCACGCTGCAAGCGTCGACGATGCACACGGCGCGGCCGAAACGCTCGATGCGATGGCCAAGCTCGACTTCACGCACATGGATCGAGCGCGGTCCGGTTCGGACGCCGAAGCGAAGGCGTGGCATGCCGCACGCAGATTGGCGCGCACGGACGCGGGCTTCGAAGCGCTCGAGCATTTGCGCCGTACGGTCGGCAATCAACCGCCCGAGGCCAACCCGACGACGCGAATGGCGCACCTGATGATGCTGCAGGCCGCCGACGCCCTCGAGCCCGATCTCGATGCCGCCGCATACGATCCGGCACCTGGCGCAACAGCGCAGCGGCATGCACCGCCGGCGGGCGCTGAGCCGAGCGGCGCGCCGTTCGCGTGGCGCGCCTATCACGCGGCGCAGACGCTGACGGCGCACGGCAGAGCGGCAATGAGCCCTGACCAAAAGGGCACGTTCTTCGCTTGGCGGCAAAACTTCCGCGACGATGGGCGAGGCAGCGAACTCGCGCAAGCCCGCGTGCGTTTGAACAAGTTCGCCGCGAAAACGATCGACCAAGGCGCAGACAGCCGCTGGAAGACCTACCTGCCCCGCCTCTTCGGCAAGTCCGTTGCGCCGCAACGCGCGCTGGGCTACGGGATTCAGGGTGCGTTGCGCGGGCAAGTCACGTCCGAGAAGAGCGCGCTGCATAAAGCAATGAAAGCCGCGTTGCCGCCGCTCATCGACCGCCCCGAAATGCGGCCCGCAGCCGCGTTGTCGCACGCACGCCCCGAGCGCTCCATCGCAGAACTCGCAGCGTTGCACGTTTGGCTCGAAAGCGGCGGATTTACCAACGACCGTCCGGACGCGCAACAGTTGAAGGCGATTGCGAAACGCGCCGAGCAGCTCTGCGCGCAACTCGAGCCGCGCGACGTCAGTTCGCCGGACACGCTGAATCGGATGCAAAGCACGACCGCGGAGTGGGTAGCCGCCGATCCGCACGTGCTCGCACGCGACCCCGCGTTCAAGCAGATCGTCAAGCGGCCGTTCACCATCAAGCGGCTTGCGTCGTGGGGCAAGGTTGCGAATGTACCGCCCGATTCACCGTTCTGGGAAAAGGTCGACGGATTGATGCAAGCCGCGCGACCTTCCGTGTCGGCGGCGCTGGACGTCGCGAATGCCGATGAAGTACGAGAATCGCTGAAGGAAGTCGCGCTCGACTTAAGGGCCGGTGCCAATTTGCGGCTCAGCGACGGCGGCCGTATCGGCATCAGCACACGGGGCCTATCGGCCAACATCACCAGGCTGCTGCATGCTGGTGCCGTGCCGATCTCGCCGCGCATCGATATGCGCGCGTCGAGCCGGCGCGCAGGCGTAATCGGGCTGAGCCGAGGCCCGCATGGTGCCGACCTGTTCCTCGGGACCGAGAAGGTCTCGCAAACATACGCAGGCGTCGGCGTCCTGGTTGGATACGACATGGATGTCGGCTTGACGCAGGCGCGCGCCGGCGTCATCACTCGCGCATTGCTACATTCGCAGGAAGTCAGCGAGCCGAAAGGGATATCGCTGCGCGTCGCACGGCGCGTCAACACAAACGGTACGGGCTACGACGACGACGCGACACGCGAAAAACTTGCCGGCGTCATCGACCACGTGTTCGACGAAACGACCAACGCACGCCGCACCGATACGGGCGGCGCGAACGGCACCTGGAATCGGCTCGCGGAGCGCTACTTCGACGACCCCGACGTGTCGGTGAGTTGGACGGATAGCACATCGCGCACAGCGAAACGCGGCACTTTCGTCGATGCCGGCCTTTGGGTCAACGTCCCGAAGCTTTCGCGGTGGATGCGCCCCGGCTTCGCTATTGGAGGTGGGCGTGAGCGAATCACGAAACAAACGCTCGACTCGGTCGAAACGAGCGGACGCATGCAAATCGAGCAGCATCAAGTCGGCAACGGCATTCGTCAGATCGGTAGGATGGGCAACACGATCAGCGGCCACGACAACGGCACCCTCAACGAGGGCGAAGTCACCGTCGGCTACGTTTCACTCGCTGCCCCATCGGCGACATGGACGCTCAACGACGATACACGCGTAGCCAAAGTACGCATCTCGCGCGAAGGCACTAGCTTGATAGAGCGTGCGTGTCTGCTCGACTCCGAATATTCCAACGCCGAGTCTTACATCGGCGACGTCGAAGCCCATCGCGAGCAGTGGATCTCGCTATTTGCGGCGCAAGCCGAGGACGAACAACGTGCGGAGCGGAAACAGGCGGAGTTAAACGGCGTCGCGCTGCTGAGATTACCGTCTCCGCGCGACGTGGCGGCCGAACGGCTCGATGCATATCTTGCCAATGTACGGATGAATCGGCGCCTCAACCAAACCTACATGCACCGCTATCAACTAAGAGGCAGTGCCGCGAAACAACTCGACGTGCTCACCGCACTCGGCGCCCAGTTGCCAACGCACGGGGCTGCCGAGGCGCGCGCCAAAATCGACGCGAAGGTGCAACGCATACTGAACGATCCGAGTTCATGGGTGCCCGTCGAGCTGAAGGTCAAGGAACGCAGTTCCGTCTCGCGCGGCCCGGGCCTCAACTTTCTGGCGCAGATGCAGCCGATCACGACCGCCACCGGCATCAGGGAATTGTTCGCCGAGAAGATTCCTTTCGCGTTGCGTCAGAAACTTACCGCGGCATAA
- a CDS encoding HrpB1 family type III secretion system apparatus protein: MNEMKLDSVAVRALLSVFSIGLTHASFTDLEDLLIALRALSPDSALADLCEARLLMRSRRWIEASRLIAQVEAQYGVLPKLRVLHAWCLLKLGEPQWRSCIDSALGSSDNGAVAAANALLERVGAAAERK, from the coding sequence ATGAACGAGATGAAACTCGACTCGGTTGCCGTGCGAGCGCTGCTGTCCGTCTTTTCAATCGGGCTCACGCATGCCAGCTTTACGGATCTCGAAGATCTGCTGATCGCATTGCGTGCGTTGAGCCCCGACTCCGCATTAGCCGATCTTTGCGAGGCAAGGTTGTTGATGCGATCACGTCGCTGGATCGAGGCATCGCGACTGATTGCTCAGGTCGAAGCGCAGTATGGCGTTTTGCCGAAGCTCAGAGTGCTGCACGCGTGGTGCTTGTTGAAACTCGGTGAACCTCAGTGGCGCAGTTGCATCGATTCCGCGCTTGGCAGTTCAGATAACGGTGCCGTTGCCGCGGCGAATGCGCTTCTCGAGCGCGTGGGCGCGGCAGCCGAACGTAAATGA